The Lepeophtheirus salmonis unplaced genomic scaffold, UVic_Lsal_1.4 unplaced_contig_11160_pilon, whole genome shotgun sequence genome window below encodes:
- the LOC121123320 gene encoding uncharacterized protein — protein sequence MVFKITLLALFALFQFTLGAPTPDQGGFVAVRNIIQCQTKEVIAVNEDSMDAYGCLVGPCGEKVCPIGAIGADGKSRVTFRKNQGPGQTGSNGNAAPINEQGVAVDPAAVTYLKQIEAYKKWELQQLENNKKIIG from the exons atggtttttaaa ATCACACTCCTTGCCTtgtttgctttatttcaattcaCATTAGGAGCTCCTACTCCTGATCAAGGTGGATTTGTGGCTGTTAGAAACATTATTCAATGCCAAACAAAAGAGGTTATCGCCGTGAATGAGGATAGCATGGACGCATAC GGATGTCTCGTTGGACCTTGTGGAGAAAAGGTATGTCCCATTGGCGCTATTGGTGCTGATGGTAAGAGTCGAGTTACATTTAGAAAGAATCAAGGACCTGGACAAACTGGATCCAATGGAAATGCTGCTCCTATCAATGAACAAGGAGTGGCTGTGGATCCCGCTGCTGTGACGTATCTTAAGCAAATAGAGGCTTACAAGAAATGGGAACTTCAACaacttgaaaataataagaaaatcattggataa